The proteins below come from a single Caulobacter flavus genomic window:
- the msrB gene encoding peptide-methionine (R)-S-oxide reductase MsrB has translation MTQAATLSSTGFDLTPPTEPERERLEADLTAEEARVLLHHGTEAPFCGGLLGEKSPGVYGCRLCGLPLFEHETKFESGTGWPSFYAPFDEGHVRAIRDTSYGMVRIETRCARCDSHQGHVFPDGPAPTRLRYCINSVSLRFVKAGDPLPDPLHRGDRLP, from the coding sequence ATGACCCAAGCCGCCACCCTCTCTTCCACAGGTTTCGACCTGACCCCGCCCACCGAGCCCGAACGCGAGCGCCTGGAGGCCGACCTCACCGCCGAGGAGGCGCGCGTCCTGCTGCATCACGGCACCGAGGCCCCGTTCTGCGGCGGCCTGCTGGGCGAGAAGAGCCCCGGCGTCTACGGCTGCCGGCTGTGCGGCCTGCCGCTGTTCGAGCACGAGACCAAGTTCGAGAGCGGCACCGGCTGGCCCAGCTTCTACGCCCCGTTCGACGAGGGCCACGTCAGGGCCATTCGCGACACCTCCTACGGCATGGTCCGCATCGAGACCCGCTGCGCCCGCTGCGACAGCCACCAGGGCCACGTCTTCCCCGACGGACCGGCGCCGACGCGCCTGCGCTACTGCATCAACTCGGTGTCGCTGCGGTTCGTGAAGGCGGGCGATCCCCTGCCCGACCCGCTGCACCGCGGCGACCGCCTGCCCTGA
- a CDS encoding DUF2806 domain-containing protein, with protein MTDVTALAQIVGGYAATIGGMAVAKDAIQRVIGVGLDFALAPFEDAAQGIKDKRAARTAVSQARATAVAKQLNEDPALVERAAESLLRKEVKRQRNREAIAAKAAEEILADPPKGDAPVDEDWLDLFSSYAERATKDEVQAMWGRILAGEIRSPGNFSRATLRFLAEVETDIAELFNVFVKETLSGSWLGRPGMRFSALDEVGLTVSDKSYRIEPDAPICFQDNGWVLELSADIKLSCPVLLLSRLGTQLASLIEKPSEEHRIRENIERLRAALSDAQKPHLHAAWGRQISEDRFRKEFFA; from the coding sequence ATGACTGACGTGACCGCGCTGGCTCAGATCGTAGGCGGATATGCGGCCACCATCGGTGGTATGGCGGTCGCGAAAGATGCCATTCAGCGAGTGATCGGCGTTGGCCTAGATTTCGCTTTGGCACCGTTCGAGGACGCTGCGCAGGGAATCAAGGACAAGCGGGCCGCCCGCACGGCTGTATCACAGGCTCGCGCCACTGCCGTGGCGAAGCAGTTGAACGAGGACCCGGCGCTCGTAGAGAGGGCAGCGGAAAGTCTGCTTCGCAAAGAGGTCAAGCGGCAGCGCAATCGCGAGGCTATTGCGGCCAAGGCGGCCGAGGAGATCCTTGCTGACCCGCCTAAGGGTGACGCCCCGGTCGACGAAGACTGGCTCGACCTGTTTTCTTCCTATGCCGAGCGAGCGACCAAGGATGAAGTGCAAGCCATGTGGGGGCGGATACTGGCGGGCGAAATCCGCAGCCCCGGGAATTTCTCTCGCGCGACACTCCGATTTTTGGCCGAAGTGGAAACCGATATCGCCGAGCTTTTCAATGTTTTTGTAAAGGAAACATTGTCGGGTTCCTGGCTCGGAAGGCCAGGCATGCGCTTCTCTGCACTCGATGAAGTGGGTCTGACGGTCTCGGATAAAAGTTACCGAATTGAACCTGATGCCCCAATTTGCTTCCAGGATAATGGTTGGGTGCTGGAGTTGTCGGCCGATATCAAGCTGTCCTGTCCGGTTTTATTGTTGAGCCGTCTCGGTACTCAATTGGCGAGCTTGATTGAAAAGCCGAGCGAGGAGCATCGCATTCGAGAAAACATAGAGCGTCTTCGTGCCGCTCTATCCGATGCGCAGAAGCCGCACCTGCATGCCGCCTGGGGGCGACAAATTAGCGAGGACCGGTTCAGAAAGGAGTTCTTCGCTTAA
- a CDS encoding tetratricopeptide repeat protein: MRIVVPLAALLLAVASPLAHAAPAPQAASAADARAEKDRAIVQKAMGSNDLKTIRKMVPQLEDVASRTPAAYPLIEEKDGAFVVRSGSLGPGLLASLSTGVAASKARPDQSARVDMQFNTYGLALFLLGSAAVEARDFDRANAWLDKGLALQPDNLMLVTEKGMVLTAQRRFPDALALYDATFEKAGVFLTSDQQGKARLLRSRGFALIELGRLDEAEADYKASLEIEPNHGGAKHELGYIAQLRAGAQATGLQIMNGEEAMKPK; encoded by the coding sequence ATGCGTATCGTCGTTCCGCTCGCCGCCCTGCTGCTCGCCGTCGCCTCGCCGCTGGCCCACGCCGCGCCCGCGCCGCAAGCCGCCTCGGCCGCCGACGCGCGGGCCGAAAAGGACCGGGCGATCGTGCAGAAGGCCATGGGCAGCAACGATCTGAAGACGATCCGCAAGATGGTCCCCCAACTGGAGGACGTGGCCTCGCGCACGCCCGCCGCCTATCCGCTGATCGAGGAGAAGGACGGCGCCTTCGTCGTTCGCAGCGGCAGCCTCGGCCCGGGCCTGCTGGCCAGCCTGTCCACCGGCGTCGCGGCCAGCAAGGCCCGCCCCGACCAGTCGGCGCGGGTGGACATGCAGTTCAACACCTACGGCCTGGCCCTCTTCCTGCTCGGCTCCGCCGCCGTCGAGGCGCGCGACTTCGACCGGGCCAACGCCTGGCTCGACAAGGGCCTGGCCCTGCAGCCCGACAACCTGATGCTGGTCACCGAGAAGGGCATGGTGCTGACCGCCCAGCGGCGCTTTCCCGACGCCCTGGCGCTGTACGACGCCACCTTCGAGAAGGCCGGCGTCTTTCTCACTTCCGACCAGCAGGGCAAGGCCCGCCTGCTGCGCTCGCGGGGCTTCGCCCTCATAGAGCTGGGCCGCCTCGACGAAGCCGAGGCGGACTACAAGGCCTCGCTGGAGATCGAGCCCAACCACGGCGGGGCCAAGCACGAGCTGGGCTACATCGCCCAGCTGCGCGCCGGAGCCCAGGCTACGGGCCTGCAGATCATGAACGGCGAGGAGGCCATGAAGCCCAAATAG
- a CDS encoding DUF1428 domain-containing protein: MTYVDGFVVAVPKANVERYKEMATLAGSIWMELGALSYVEALADDVPYGELTSFPRAVQLKDDEVTVFSWITYDSKAKRDEVMAKVMEDERLKPYMNDMPFDGKRMIFGGFETIVER, translated from the coding sequence ATGACCTATGTCGACGGTTTCGTGGTCGCCGTGCCCAAGGCCAATGTCGAGCGCTACAAGGAGATGGCCACGCTGGCCGGCTCGATCTGGATGGAGCTGGGCGCGCTGTCCTATGTCGAGGCCCTGGCCGACGACGTGCCCTACGGCGAGCTGACCTCGTTCCCCCGCGCCGTCCAGCTGAAGGACGACGAGGTCACGGTGTTCTCGTGGATCACCTACGACAGCAAGGCCAAGCGCGACGAGGTGATGGCCAAGGTGATGGAGGACGAGCGCCTCAAGCCGTACATGAACGACATGCCCTTCGACGGAAAGCGCATGATCTTCGGCGGCTTCGAAACCATCGTCGAGCGCTGA
- a CDS encoding S41 family peptidase gives MRPVAVAGAVPKPLQGVWKSRGYGWVVRFDAGGPALYHLAGDDCWRDPRPGSDPDGVLKLWRPVGADVETAGEPDGTVYRFDRLKGLPAVCAQARPWTPRRRLAVVADTFAAYYPLSPERGLDWNARRRDAFAALGPAPDDAALWRALAVLLRGIDDAHVALDGVVDGSPRTRRFGEAAAVLRAKAGPGGEVAWARAWRGDVLSAPLGVREAAGGRILWGRKGEVGYLAVTAMGGFDPKAGDDDTALLDATLDEAMVAFAGARAVIVDVSDNRGGYDVVARRIAARFADQRREVGSKVAVGGDGAAQPLFVAPSDRARYLGPVWLLTSQVTVSAGETFALSMRALPNVRQAGETTRGALSDQLQKPLPDGWRFALPAEVHRDPGGAVVEGRGIAPQVPMPVFPVGDPGGHARALTRLLDLIEAR, from the coding sequence ATGCGCCCCGTCGCGGTCGCCGGCGCCGTCCCCAAACCCCTGCAGGGCGTCTGGAAGTCGCGCGGCTACGGCTGGGTCGTGCGGTTCGACGCCGGCGGGCCCGCCCTCTACCACCTCGCCGGCGACGACTGCTGGCGCGACCCGCGCCCCGGGAGCGATCCGGACGGGGTGCTGAAGCTCTGGCGGCCCGTCGGCGCCGACGTCGAGACGGCGGGCGAGCCCGACGGCACGGTCTATCGCTTCGATCGCCTGAAGGGCCTGCCGGCCGTCTGCGCGCAGGCTCGGCCCTGGACGCCCCGGCGCAGGCTGGCCGTGGTCGCCGACACCTTCGCCGCCTACTATCCGCTCTCTCCGGAACGCGGCCTCGACTGGAACGCGCGGCGGCGCGACGCCTTCGCGGCGTTGGGGCCGGCGCCAGACGATGCGGCGCTGTGGAGGGCGCTGGCCGTGCTGCTGCGCGGGATCGACGACGCCCACGTGGCGCTGGACGGGGTCGTCGATGGGAGCCCGCGCACCCGCAGGTTCGGCGAGGCGGCGGCGGTGCTGCGGGCCAAGGCCGGCCCCGGCGGCGAGGTGGCCTGGGCCAGGGCCTGGCGGGGCGATGTGCTGTCCGCGCCGCTGGGCGTGCGCGAGGCGGCCGGCGGGCGGATCCTGTGGGGCCGCAAGGGCGAGGTCGGCTATCTCGCGGTGACGGCCATGGGCGGTTTCGATCCCAAGGCCGGCGACGACGACACGGCGCTGCTGGACGCCACGCTGGACGAGGCCATGGTCGCCTTCGCCGGCGCAAGGGCGGTGATCGTCGACGTCAGCGACAATCGGGGCGGCTACGACGTCGTCGCCCGCCGGATCGCCGCACGCTTCGCCGACCAGCGGCGCGAGGTCGGCTCCAAGGTCGCGGTCGGCGGCGACGGCGCGGCCCAGCCGCTGTTCGTCGCGCCCTCGGACCGGGCTCGCTATCTCGGACCCGTCTGGCTGCTGACCAGCCAGGTCACGGTCAGCGCCGGCGAGACCTTCGCGCTGTCGATGCGGGCCCTGCCCAATGTGCGGCAAGCCGGCGAGACCACGCGCGGGGCGCTGTCGGACCAGCTGCAGAAGCCGCTGCCGGACGGCTGGCGCTTCGCCCTGCCGGCCGAGGTCCACCGCGATCCCGGCGGCGCGGTGGTGGAGGGGCGGGGGATCGCCCCCCAGGTTCCGATGCCGGTCTTTCCCGTGGGCGACCCCGGCGGCCACGCCAGGGCGCTGACCCGGCTGCTGGATCTGATCGAGGCCCGCTGA
- the thiC gene encoding phosphomethylpyrimidine synthase ThiC has product MNAQTPIVPATDNVATGPVPGSRKVYQAGEIFPDIRVPFREVAVHPSANEPPVTIYDPSGPYTDPNATIDIARGLDRARDAWVVARGDVEVVANPREVKPEDNGFAQGKHLAPQFPDNGRKIFRGTQGKLVTQLEYARAGIVTAEMEYVAIRENLRREQTRPCVRDGEDFGASIPDFVTPEFVRQEVARGRAIIPANINHGELEPMAIGRNFLVKINANIGNSAVLGTVAEEVDKMVWATRWGADTVMDLSTGRNIHNIRDWIIRNSAVPIGTVPIYQALEKVGGVAEDLNWEVFRDTLIEQAEQGVDYFTIHAGVRLPFVPMTAKRVTGIVSRGGSIMAKWCLAHHKENFLYERFDEICEIMRAYDVSFSLGDGLRPGSTADANDEAQFSELRTLGELTKVAWNHGVQVMIEGPGHVAMHKIKANMEEQLKHCHEAPFYTLGPLTTDIAPGYDHITSAIGAAMIGWFGTAMLCYVTPKEHLGLPDRNDVKVGVVTYKLAAHAADLAKGHPGASMRDDAISRARFEFRWEDQFNLGLDPETAQAFHDETLPKEAHKTAHFCSMCGPKFCSMKISQEVRDFAAAQAPNTAELGMAEMSEKFREQGSEIYLKTE; this is encoded by the coding sequence ATGAACGCCCAAACCCCCATCGTTCCAGCGACCGACAATGTCGCCACCGGCCCCGTGCCGGGATCGCGCAAGGTCTACCAGGCCGGCGAGATCTTCCCCGACATCCGCGTGCCGTTCCGCGAGGTGGCCGTCCACCCGTCGGCCAACGAGCCGCCCGTGACGATCTACGACCCGTCCGGCCCCTACACCGACCCGAATGCGACGATCGACATCGCCAGGGGCCTGGACCGCGCCCGCGACGCCTGGGTGGTCGCCCGCGGCGACGTCGAGGTCGTGGCCAATCCGCGCGAGGTGAAGCCCGAGGACAACGGCTTCGCCCAGGGCAAGCACCTGGCCCCCCAGTTCCCCGACAACGGCCGCAAGATCTTTCGCGGAACCCAGGGCAAGCTGGTCACCCAGCTGGAATACGCCCGCGCCGGCATCGTCACCGCCGAGATGGAATACGTCGCCATTCGCGAGAACCTGCGCCGCGAGCAGACCCGTCCGTGCGTGCGCGACGGCGAGGACTTCGGCGCCTCGATCCCCGACTTCGTGACGCCCGAATTCGTCCGCCAGGAAGTGGCCCGCGGCCGCGCCATCATCCCGGCCAACATCAACCACGGCGAACTCGAGCCGATGGCCATCGGCCGCAACTTCCTGGTCAAGATCAACGCCAACATCGGCAACTCGGCCGTGCTGGGCACGGTCGCCGAGGAAGTCGACAAGATGGTCTGGGCCACCCGCTGGGGCGCCGACACGGTCATGGACCTGTCTACGGGCCGCAACATCCACAACATCCGCGACTGGATCATCCGCAACAGCGCCGTGCCGATCGGCACCGTGCCGATCTACCAGGCGCTGGAGAAGGTCGGCGGCGTGGCCGAGGACCTGAACTGGGAGGTCTTCCGCGACACCCTGATCGAACAGGCCGAGCAGGGCGTCGACTACTTCACGATCCACGCCGGCGTGCGCCTGCCCTTCGTTCCGATGACGGCCAAGCGGGTCACCGGCATCGTCAGCCGCGGCGGCTCGATCATGGCCAAGTGGTGCCTGGCCCACCACAAGGAGAACTTCCTCTACGAGCGCTTCGACGAGATCTGCGAGATCATGCGCGCCTACGACGTGTCGTTCAGTCTCGGCGACGGCCTGCGTCCGGGCTCGACCGCCGACGCCAACGACGAGGCCCAGTTCTCGGAGCTGCGCACCCTGGGCGAACTGACCAAGGTGGCCTGGAACCACGGCGTGCAGGTGATGATCGAAGGGCCGGGCCACGTGGCTATGCACAAGATCAAGGCCAACATGGAAGAGCAGCTCAAGCACTGCCACGAGGCCCCCTTCTACACCCTCGGTCCGTTGACCACCGACATCGCCCCTGGCTACGACCACATCACCTCGGCCATCGGGGCGGCCATGATCGGCTGGTTCGGCACGGCGATGCTCTGCTACGTCACGCCCAAGGAGCACCTGGGCCTGCCCGACCGCAACGACGTCAAGGTCGGCGTGGTCACCTACAAGCTGGCCGCCCACGCCGCCGACCTCGCCAAGGGCCACCCGGGCGCCTCGATGCGCGACGACGCCATCAGCCGGGCGCGCTTCGAGTTCCGCTGGGAGGACCAGTTCAACCTCGGCCTCGACCCCGAGACCGCCCAGGCCTTCCACGACGAGACCCTGCCCAAGGAGGCGCACAAGACCGCGCACTTCTGCTCGATGTGCGGCCCGAAGTTCTGCTCGATGAAGATCAGCCAGGAAGTCCGCGACTTCGCCGCCGCCCAGGCGCCGAACACGGCCGAACTCGGCATGGCCGAAATGAGCGAGAAGTTCCGCGAGCAGGGGTCCGAGATTTACCTGAAGACGGAGTAG
- a CDS encoding neutral zinc metallopeptidase produces the protein MEWEGGRQSGNIEDRRGLGPVAAAGGGIGALVLAAVGYFVFGVDPQTTLNAVEGAQAPAAQQQEGRRGSVQDEGGRFVDVIETSNTDVWGPIFARSGGRYVPPTSVVLYDDQTGTGCGLGQSAMGPFYCPADRKVYLDLGFWSELESRFGAKGEFARAYVISHEIGHHIQNQLGATRKADSLGRRGAESGSVRLELQADCYAGVWARHAPEVSNIRITRADIEDGLGAAAAVGDDAIQSKAQGRVMPDSFTHGTSEQRMRWFGKGYDAGKPAACDTFATDDL, from the coding sequence ATGGAATGGGAAGGCGGCCGGCAGTCCGGCAACATCGAGGACCGGCGCGGTCTGGGGCCTGTGGCGGCGGCCGGCGGGGGCATCGGGGCCCTGGTGCTGGCGGCGGTGGGCTATTTCGTGTTCGGGGTCGATCCGCAAACCACGCTGAACGCCGTCGAAGGCGCGCAGGCCCCGGCGGCCCAGCAGCAGGAAGGCCGTCGTGGCTCGGTGCAGGACGAGGGCGGCCGCTTCGTCGACGTCATCGAGACCTCCAACACCGACGTCTGGGGGCCGATCTTCGCCCGCTCGGGCGGCCGCTACGTCCCGCCGACCTCGGTGGTGCTCTATGACGACCAGACCGGCACCGGCTGCGGCCTGGGCCAATCGGCGATGGGGCCGTTCTATTGCCCGGCCGACCGCAAGGTCTATCTCGACCTCGGCTTCTGGAGCGAGCTGGAAAGCCGCTTCGGCGCCAAGGGCGAGTTCGCCCGCGCCTATGTCATCAGCCACGAGATCGGCCACCACATCCAGAACCAGCTGGGCGCCACCCGCAAGGCCGACAGCCTGGGCCGGCGCGGCGCCGAGAGCGGTTCGGTGCGGCTGGAGCTGCAGGCCGACTGCTACGCCGGCGTCTGGGCCCGCCACGCGCCGGAGGTCTCCAACATCCGCATCACCCGCGCCGACATCGAGGACGGCCTGGGCGCGGCCGCCGCCGTCGGCGACGACGCCATCCAGTCCAAGGCGCAAGGGCGGGTGATGCCCGACAGCTTCACCCACGGCACCAGCGAGCAGCGCATGCGCTGGTTCGGCAAGGGCTACGACGCCGGCAAGCCGGCCGCCTGCGACACCTTCGCCACGGACGACCTCTGA
- a CDS encoding tetratricopeptide repeat protein gives MQAKILKSRPPPRIGRSGARTLRGWVLGVALLAMLPPAGGAAASVLIIGGGIAKDCSEAVIRGRYDEDTMRLCTTALEVETLSMGDRARTLVNRGVIQLRRQAYVEARADFDAAGRIEPKLGEVYVNRGAALVAEDRFAEGLSEIDRGLALGVEKPERAYYNRALANENLGDVKAAYYDFQRAAELDPKWAAPKEELARFSFKSR, from the coding sequence ATGCAAGCCAAGATCCTCAAGTCCCGGCCGCCGCCTCGCATCGGCCGTTCCGGCGCGCGCACGCTGCGCGGCTGGGTTCTCGGCGTCGCCCTGCTGGCGATGCTGCCCCCGGCCGGCGGCGCGGCCGCTTCGGTGCTGATCATCGGCGGGGGCATCGCCAAGGACTGCTCGGAGGCCGTGATCCGGGGCCGCTACGACGAAGACACCATGCGCCTGTGCACCACGGCCCTGGAGGTCGAGACCCTGTCGATGGGCGACAGGGCCCGCACCCTGGTCAATCGCGGGGTGATCCAGCTGCGTCGCCAGGCCTATGTCGAGGCGCGGGCCGACTTCGACGCGGCCGGCCGCATCGAGCCGAAGCTGGGCGAGGTCTACGTCAATCGCGGCGCGGCCCTGGTGGCCGAGGATCGCTTCGCCGAGGGGCTGAGCGAGATCGACCGCGGCCTGGCCCTGGGCGTCGAGAAGCCCGAGCGCGCCTACTACAATCGCGCCCTGGCCAACGAGAACCTCGGCGACGTCAAGGCGGCCTATTACGACTTCCAGCGCGCGGCCGAGCTCGATCCGAAATGGGCGGCGCCGAAGGAGGAACTGGCGCGTTTCTCGTTCAAGAGCCGCTGA
- a CDS encoding D-cysteine desulfhydrase, whose product MHLARFPRARFAHLPTPLEPLPRLGAALGIDLWVKRDDCTGLAGGGNKTRKLEFLLGEALALGADTLVTQGAVQSNHVRQTIAAGARHGLATEVILEERTGSKASDYMGNGNVLLDRLMGASIRFVPAGTDMNEELEASAEIVRRRGGKPYVIPGGGSNTVGALGYVDCARELMVQADAQDLRIDRLVTATGSAGTHAGLIAGFAALSVDVPILGFGVRAPKARQEENVFNLALATAQTIGAAGRVRREAVVADCDYVGEGYGLVDQGVIDALALAARTEGLLLDPVYSGKALKGLIDQARKGAFEGQRVVFLHTGGAQGLFGYQSVLEPALA is encoded by the coding sequence ATGCACCTGGCCCGCTTTCCCCGCGCCCGCTTCGCCCACCTGCCGACGCCCTTGGAGCCCCTGCCCCGCCTGGGCGCCGCGCTCGGGATCGACCTCTGGGTCAAGCGCGACGACTGCACGGGCCTGGCCGGCGGCGGCAACAAGACCCGCAAGCTGGAGTTCCTGCTCGGCGAAGCCCTGGCCCTGGGCGCCGACACCCTGGTGACGCAGGGCGCGGTGCAGTCCAACCACGTGCGCCAGACGATCGCCGCCGGCGCCCGCCACGGCCTGGCCACCGAGGTGATCCTCGAGGAGCGCACCGGCTCGAAGGCCAGCGACTACATGGGCAACGGCAACGTGCTGCTCGACCGGCTGATGGGCGCGTCGATCCGCTTCGTTCCCGCCGGGACCGACATGAACGAGGAACTGGAGGCCAGCGCCGAGATCGTCCGCCGTCGCGGCGGCAAGCCCTACGTGATCCCCGGGGGTGGTTCGAACACCGTCGGCGCCCTGGGCTATGTCGACTGCGCCCGCGAGCTGATGGTCCAGGCCGACGCCCAGGACCTGAGGATCGACCGCCTGGTCACCGCCACCGGCAGCGCCGGCACCCATGCGGGCTTGATCGCCGGCTTCGCGGCCCTGTCGGTCGACGTGCCGATCCTGGGCTTCGGGGTGCGCGCCCCCAAGGCCAGGCAGGAGGAGAACGTCTTCAACCTGGCGCTCGCTACCGCGCAGACGATCGGGGCGGCGGGCCGGGTGCGGCGCGAGGCCGTGGTCGCCGACTGTGACTATGTGGGCGAGGGCTACGGCCTCGTCGACCAGGGCGTGATCGACGCGCTGGCGCTGGCGGCGCGCACCGAGGGCCTGCTGCTGGATCCGGTCTATTCGGGCAAGGCGTTGAAGGGCCTGATCGACCAGGCCCGCAAGGGCGCCTTCGAGGGCCAGCGGGTGGTGTTCCTGCACACCGGCGGCGCCCAGGGTCTGTTCGGCTACCAGTCGGTGCTGGAGCCGGCGCTGGCCTGA
- a CDS encoding aspartate/glutamate racemase family protein: protein MSKVLGVLGGMGPAATLDFLAKLQAATPVVREQDHIRVLVDINPKIPDRNTQGDAAGPVLAAMAAGLRDAGADVLAIACNTAHAFARQVKASGLPLIDLPETAVEAARVGGATRIGVLGTAGGLSIYRDRLAHLGLEAVTLGDHEQVEFMALLYRIKRGDLSAASRETMAALAHRLVGLGAQAVVAGCTEVPLVLSQADLTVPFVDATQALARRCVEVCR, encoded by the coding sequence ATGAGCAAGGTTCTCGGCGTGTTGGGCGGCATGGGTCCGGCCGCCACCCTCGACTTCCTGGCCAAGCTGCAGGCGGCCACGCCGGTGGTCCGCGAGCAGGACCACATCCGGGTGCTGGTCGACATCAATCCCAAGATCCCCGACCGCAACACGCAGGGCGACGCGGCCGGCCCGGTGCTGGCGGCCATGGCGGCCGGCCTGCGCGACGCCGGCGCCGATGTGCTGGCCATCGCCTGCAACACCGCCCACGCCTTCGCCCGGCAAGTGAAGGCCAGCGGCCTGCCGCTGATCGACCTGCCGGAGACGGCGGTGGAGGCCGCGCGGGTCGGCGGCGCGACCCGGATCGGCGTGCTGGGCACGGCCGGCGGGCTTTCGATCTACCGCGACCGCCTCGCCCACCTGGGGCTGGAGGCCGTCACCCTGGGCGACCACGAGCAGGTCGAGTTCATGGCCCTGCTGTACCGCATCAAGCGCGGCGACCTGTCGGCGGCCTCGCGCGAGACCATGGCGGCCCTGGCGCATAGGCTGGTGGGGCTGGGGGCGCAGGCCGTGGTGGCGGGCTGCACCGAGGTTCCGCTGGTCCTAAGCCAGGCGGACCTGACCGTGCCGTTCGTCGACGCGACGCAGGCCCTGGCGAGGCGGTGCGTGGAGGTTTGCCGGTAG